Proteins encoded within one genomic window of Synechococcus sp. PCC 7335:
- a CDS encoding ABC transporter permease — protein sequence MTADRVADEPMKIPVTIRPKANARKHWRRQIAISVMWWCLSLALFIGIWELVTALGWTNTLILPPPHEFFAEIKNQEQFLAPQIGVTRTGGNFVLLTAVVATLKRVMAGIVLGFIAALGVGGLACYFDLFGKLTLPVITLLAPIAPIAWIPFAIMAFGIGDGAAIFVVFIGIFFLLTLATVNAVNNVDQLYINTARVLGATRRQVMFKVVLPAVIPDLFFILRINFFAAWMAVLAAEMVGVNTGLGAIVMVGRQMFNAKLMFLGMAVIGVVGYLLDVVFRQLQRRVLWWKGSSQI from the coding sequence ATGACTGCTGATCGCGTGGCTGATGAGCCGATGAAAATACCTGTGACTATTCGGCCTAAAGCGAATGCGCGAAAGCACTGGCGGCGGCAGATAGCGATCTCAGTGATGTGGTGGTGCCTGTCATTGGCATTATTTATCGGTATTTGGGAGCTGGTAACAGCACTAGGCTGGACCAACACGTTAATTTTGCCGCCGCCCCATGAGTTTTTCGCTGAAATTAAAAATCAGGAACAGTTTTTAGCACCTCAAATTGGCGTGACACGCACGGGCGGTAATTTTGTGTTGTTGACTGCTGTGGTGGCGACGCTAAAGCGAGTGATGGCAGGAATTGTTCTAGGGTTTATTGCGGCTCTGGGCGTAGGCGGACTGGCTTGTTATTTTGATTTGTTTGGTAAGCTCACACTGCCGGTGATTACGCTGCTAGCCCCAATTGCTCCAATTGCTTGGATTCCGTTTGCGATTATGGCGTTTGGGATTGGCGATGGAGCGGCTATTTTTGTGGTGTTTATTGGCATTTTCTTTTTGCTTACGTTGGCAACAGTAAATGCGGTCAACAATGTAGATCAGCTGTATATCAATACAGCCAGGGTATTGGGTGCGACTCGCCGACAGGTAATGTTCAAGGTGGTGTTACCTGCGGTGATTCCTGATTTGTTCTTTATCTTGAGAATTAACTTTTTCGCGGCTTGGATGGCTGTACTTGCGGCTGAGATGGTGGGGGTAAATACGGGCTTAGGGGCAATCGTGATGGTAGGAAGGCAAATGTTTAATGCCAAGCTGATGTTTTTGGGAATGGCCGTGATTGGGGTAGTGGGCTACTTACTAGATGTGGTTTTTCGTCAGTTACAGCGGCGGGTGCTGTGGTGGAAAGGGTCATCGCAGATATAG
- a CDS encoding ABC transporter substrate-binding protein, whose protein sequence is MFQFRTGRRRFFKMGIGAALTPPLLSFLSSCTSNDTAASGEREGREIKFAHGAGLCNMPLFYSAEQALFAKYGFKGTAALTPMPADVAVQLATGKVEMAVIPFTNAIAAYAQGASFQVVAGSGVEGLIVVAKPEIKSFADLKGKKVATFQADTLDVIVYDYLKQEGLSYDDVEMVYLGDSTELLNAYVAGQVDAVSHIEPYATKAKTETNGNVLGNGVDIYGSGYPDCVLAVRNEIIAEEPEMVKDVIRVFFEAQYEIESNFAKAAEVTIDKYYKTDMDSLLASAQAQPPGVDIRDKRDFMYSRAESMRELNYINTDLDDNFVNFSLLEEVIAESPELWEQVKVKVTT, encoded by the coding sequence ATGTTTCAGTTTCGTACAGGTCGTCGCCGCTTTTTTAAGATGGGTATAGGGGCCGCCTTGACGCCTCCCTTATTGTCTTTCTTGAGTAGTTGCACTAGTAATGATACAGCTGCTTCTGGGGAACGGGAGGGACGCGAAATAAAGTTTGCACACGGCGCTGGGCTGTGTAATATGCCGCTGTTTTACTCAGCGGAACAAGCGCTGTTTGCTAAGTATGGCTTCAAAGGGACAGCGGCGCTAACCCCGATGCCTGCTGATGTGGCGGTGCAGTTGGCGACGGGGAAAGTAGAGATGGCGGTGATTCCATTCACCAATGCGATCGCAGCCTACGCCCAAGGTGCTTCCTTCCAAGTAGTTGCCGGTAGCGGAGTAGAAGGACTCATTGTGGTTGCCAAACCCGAGATCAAATCCTTTGCCGATCTCAAAGGTAAGAAAGTCGCTACCTTCCAAGCAGATACCCTAGATGTGATTGTGTATGACTACTTAAAGCAAGAAGGGCTGAGCTATGACGATGTGGAGATGGTATATCTGGGCGACTCCACCGAGTTACTTAATGCCTATGTAGCCGGTCAGGTCGATGCGGTGAGCCATATTGAACCCTATGCCACGAAGGCAAAAACAGAGACCAATGGCAACGTTTTGGGTAATGGTGTAGACATCTATGGGAGTGGCTATCCCGATTGTGTCTTAGCTGTACGTAACGAGATTATCGCTGAAGAACCCGAGATGGTAAAGGACGTGATTCGGGTGTTCTTTGAGGCTCAGTACGAGATTGAGAGTAACTTTGCTAAGGCCGCTGAGGTCACTATTGATAAGTACTACAAGACTGATATGGACAGCTTGCTGGCTTCTGCTCAAGCGCAGCCGCCAGGTGTTGATATTCGCGACAAACGTGACTTTATGTATAGTCGAGCTGAAAGTATGAGGGAGCTGAATTACATCAACACTGACTTAGACGACAATTTTGTTAATTTCTCTTTGTTGGAAGAAGTGATTGCCGAAAGTCCGGAGCTATGGGAGCAGGTGAAGGTAAAGGTGACAACATAG
- a CDS encoding amidohydrolase family protein — MSSTLIRGKQVICRVLSRTEAEIIEDGAIFQQGGKIVEIGSYQALSAKYEPDHILGSANHIVMPGFVNSHHHVGLTPFQLGSLDYPLELWFASRLSARDVDFYLDTMYSAFEMIESGITTVQHIHGWLPGPAPRWSEISSNVLQAYADIGMRVSYCFGVRTQNHFVYESNDEFVSKLPPSIAADMEAILKSHEVPLEDYLWFFEALWKAWENKADNRIRLQLAPANLHWCDDHALTTQTERAHKYGVGMHMHLLETPYQMEYAHRRTGTSAVKHLHKLGVLGPHLTLGHGVWLTEEDIDLIAETGTMICHNASSNLRLQSGIAPLNAYAQKGVTVGMGLDEAGINDDRNMLQEMRLVLKLHRVPGMDSVVPTSPQVFQMATENGAKTTRFADEVGVLAPGKAADLVVMDWAHLAYPYLDDTISVLDAVIHRSRPRGISAVMVAGEVILQDGKFTHVDKDELLAELAEQLRAPLTPQELRRRELAKEVFPYVKKVYDGWLNPNGYESHYCTSCQNYHAP; from the coding sequence ATGTCTTCTACCCTCATTCGTGGTAAGCAAGTTATCTGCCGGGTGCTGAGTCGCACTGAAGCCGAAATTATCGAAGATGGTGCTATTTTTCAACAAGGTGGAAAAATAGTAGAGATAGGCTCGTATCAAGCGCTATCGGCTAAATACGAACCCGATCATATCCTGGGTTCGGCCAATCATATTGTGATGCCAGGTTTCGTGAACAGCCACCATCACGTGGGTTTGACCCCTTTTCAGCTAGGCTCGCTAGACTATCCACTAGAGCTTTGGTTCGCTAGTCGTCTGTCGGCACGGGACGTCGATTTCTATCTCGACACGATGTACTCAGCTTTTGAGATGATTGAGTCGGGGATTACCACCGTGCAGCATATTCATGGGTGGTTACCTGGGCCTGCGCCTCGCTGGTCGGAGATTTCGTCGAATGTGCTTCAGGCCTACGCTGATATTGGCATGAGAGTCTCTTACTGCTTTGGAGTACGAACGCAAAACCACTTTGTATATGAGTCAAATGACGAGTTTGTATCTAAGCTGCCGCCCAGTATCGCGGCGGACATGGAAGCCATTCTGAAGTCTCACGAGGTGCCGTTAGAAGATTATCTATGGTTCTTTGAGGCGCTGTGGAAAGCGTGGGAGAACAAAGCTGACAACCGAATCCGCTTACAGCTAGCCCCAGCGAATTTGCACTGGTGCGATGATCATGCGCTGACGACGCAAACAGAACGTGCGCATAAGTATGGCGTGGGCATGCATATGCACCTGCTAGAAACCCCTTATCAAATGGAATATGCCCATCGTCGTACGGGCACCTCAGCGGTAAAGCACCTCCACAAATTAGGCGTTTTGGGTCCGCACTTGACCCTGGGACATGGAGTGTGGCTCACCGAAGAGGACATTGACTTAATTGCTGAAACCGGGACGATGATTTGTCACAATGCCAGCTCTAATCTGCGTTTGCAAAGCGGCATTGCGCCGCTGAACGCGTATGCCCAGAAAGGCGTGACAGTGGGTATGGGTCTCGATGAAGCAGGCATCAATGACGACCGCAATATGCTGCAGGAAATGCGGTTGGTGCTGAAGCTACATCGAGTGCCAGGAATGGATTCTGTCGTGCCGACTTCGCCACAAGTGTTTCAGATGGCGACTGAAAATGGCGCAAAAACGACGCGGTTTGCTGATGAGGTAGGCGTGCTCGCCCCAGGTAAGGCCGCAGATTTGGTCGTGATGGACTGGGCACATCTGGCCTACCCCTACTTAGATGACACAATTTCTGTTTTAGATGCGGTGATTCACCGTAGCCGCCCTCGTGGAATTTCGGCAGTCATGGTGGCGGGGGAGGTGATTTTGCAAGATGGGAAGTTTACGCATGTAGATAAGGATGAGCTGCTAGCTGAGTTAGCTGAGCAACTTAGGGCTCCGCTAACACCTCAAGAATTAAGGCGGCGAGAGCTGGCCAAAGAAGTTTTTCCGTATGTGAAAAAGGTTTATGACGGCTGGTTGAATCCAAATGGGTATGAGTCTCATTACTGCACTAGCTGCCAAAACTATCACGCGCCTTAA